One genomic window of Glycine soja cultivar W05 chromosome 9, ASM419377v2, whole genome shotgun sequence includes the following:
- the LOC114368261 gene encoding uncharacterized protein LOC114368261 gives MKRSISEGQSAKKFLEEIEQYFAKNEKAKTSNLLAKLISMKYKGKGNIREYIIEMSNLASKLKSLKLELGEDLLVHLVLISLLAHFGQFKVCYNTQKDKWSLNELISHCV, from the coding sequence ATGAAGCGCTCTATTTCTGAGGGTCAAAGTGCAAAGAAATTCCTTGAGGAAATTGAGCAATACTTTGCCAAAAATGAAAAGGCGAAGACGAGTAACCTTTTGGCTAAACTCATCTCCATGAAGTATAAAGGCAAAGGAAACATAAGGGAGTACATTATAGAGATGTCCAATCTCGCATCAAAACTCAAGTCACTTAAGTTAGAACTTGGTGAAGATCTACTTGTGCACTTGGTTTTGATCTCGCTTCTTGCACactttgggcaattcaaagtgTGCTATAACACTCAGAAGGACAAATGGTCCCTCAATGAACTTATATCTCACTGTGTGTAA
- the LOC114425638 gene encoding uncharacterized protein LOC114425638 gives MTPPKEIATIIYHNGHIVDDPVQGSMYTCTTPIFFYVSRSITFTQFFRKINNRLPTRATEQVAQLLFCVPISFHLGQTRFISAQLFDNDDLRGAMETILQNSQLNYVKFYAITELIRQPQPSSSQLSCPQLQLPPPQQLLYNNIDLNNPVSSYNNLESQEPFDIYASYTQILSENDSFLHGQQTSSDQQNHLKKPLMLAGYAYTEKMHWRHLGDIRANKPSAAEWLDQLPKQKWVQCFDEGKRWGHMTTNLSESVNSMFKNTRHLSVSSLVEETYFKSTQLVANRGRQTQAMINSGSQYSEVVFDAMNSGQQEFNTHIVNEFDKHNHTFIITETQSPLETPRPPGRFRVML, from the exons ATGACTCCACCTAAAGAAATTGCGACCATCATTTACCACAATGGTCATATTGTAGACGATCCAGTTCAAGGATCGATGTACACATGTACGAccccaatatttttttacgtcAGTCGTTCTATTACGTTTACACAATTCTTTCGAAAAATTAACAATCGTCTCCCTACTCGAGCAACTGAACAAGTTGCTCAGTTGTTATTTTGTGTCCCTATTTCATTTCATCTCGGTCAGACACGTTTTATTTCAGCTCAACTATTCGACAATGATGATCTTAGAGGCGCAATGGAAACAATTCTCCAGAATTCACAATTGAATTATGTCAAATTCTATGCTATTACTGAGCTTATTCGTCAACCACAACCATCGTCTTCACAACTCTCATGTCCACAACTACAACTACCGCCTCCACAGCAGTTATTGTACAACAACATAGACCTCAATAATCCAGTATCTTCATACAACAACCTTGAATCACAAGAACCTTTTGACATTTATGCTTCATACACACAAATATTATCCGAGAACGATTCTTTTCTTCATGGCCAACAAACCTCCTCTGACCAACAAAACCATTTAAAGAAACCACTTATGTTGGCTG GTTACGCATACACGGAGAAGATGCACTGGCGACATCTTGGGGATATTCGTGCGAATAAGCCAAGTGCAGCTGAATGGCTTGATCAATTACCCAAACAAAAATGGGTACAATGCTTCGATGAGGGGAAACGTTGGGGACATATGACTACCAATTTGTCGGAGTCTGTTAATTCCATGTTCAAAAACACAAGACATTTGTCGGTGTCATCGTTGGTTGAGGAGACGTATTTCAAGAGCACACAACTTGTTGCTAATAGAGGTCGACAAACTCAGGCAATGATCAACTCCGGCTCACAGTATTCTGAAGTCGTCTTCGATGCAATGAATAGCGGTCAACAAGAATTTAATACACACATTGTAAATGAATTCGATAAACACAATCACACTTTTATTATAACAGAGACTCAATCCCCACTTGAAACACCCAGACCACCTGGAAGgtttagagtaatgttataa